The Catenulispora sp. MAP5-51 DNA window CTCCTCAGGTCCACACTCAACGTATTGGGGCTTCCAGAGAAATCTGGGAGCCCCAATGCTTTTTTGCCGTGCTACTCCATATGACTGCACGACGGGACCACTGCGTTTGTCACGCGGACGGTCCGGCTAGATCCGCTCCATGTTCGGTCATCTCCGTCATCTCCGTGCCGCGGCGGCCTGCGCGGTCGTCGCCGGCGTACTGGCCGTCTCGGCCACGACGGCAGCCGGCTCCACGCGGCCGCCGACGCCCCCTTCCGGCTTCCAGCAACAGTTGGAGGCGCTCGTGCACGAGCCGGGCGGGCCGCCCGGCGTCATCGTGACGTTCGCGCGTCAGGGCGCCTCGAACGTCTACCGCGCCGGGGTCGCGGACCTCGCCACAGGACGGCCGCCGAAGCCGCGGGACTCCATGCGGATCGCCAGTGTCGCCAAGGCCTTCAGCGGGGCCGTGGCGCTCTCACTGGCGGCCCGGGGAACACTCGGACTCGACGACACCATCGCGCGCTGGCTGCCCTCCCTGCCGGCTTCCTGGGGCCGCGTGACACTCCGGCAACTGTTGCAGCACACCAGCGGACTCCCGGACTACTCACAGGCCCCCGCGTTCGGCGCGGAACTCCAAGCGGATCCGCACCACGTGTTCGCACCGGACGACCTGTTGTCGTTCGTGGCCTCGGAGCCGCTGTTGTTCGTCCCGGGCACGCGGTATCAGTACTCCAACTCCGACAACATCGCTGTCGCGCTCATGGCCCAGGCGGCGACCGGACGCAGCTACGAGCAGCTGCTGAGCGGCCTGGTGTACCGGCGCATCGGGCTGCGCAAGACAAGCCTTCCCATCGGCTATGAGATGCCGATCCCATACATCCACGGCTACGGGGAACGTGATGGCCGGCTCACCGACGTGAGCACCGAGTTCACCGCCTCCGCCTCCTGGGCGTCCGGAGGAATCGTCTCGACCCCGCAGGATCTGAACGCCTTCATCGCGGCCTACGGTGGCCCCCGGTTCCTGCCGCAAAACGTGCGCCAGGCACAGCTGGCGTTCATCGACGGCAGCTCCGAACCCGCCGGCCCCGGGCAGAACTCGGCCGGCCTCGCCATCTTCCGCTACGTGACCCGGTGCGGCACCGTCTACGGCCACACCGGCAACACCTCGGGGTACACACAGTTCACCGCGGCCTCCCCGGACGGCACGCATTCTTTGACGTTCTCAG harbors:
- a CDS encoding serine hydrolase domain-containing protein — its product is MFGHLRHLRAAAACAVVAGVLAVSATTAAGSTRPPTPPSGFQQQLEALVHEPGGPPGVIVTFARQGASNVYRAGVADLATGRPPKPRDSMRIASVAKAFSGAVALSLAARGTLGLDDTIARWLPSLPASWGRVTLRQLLQHTSGLPDYSQAPAFGAELQADPHHVFAPDDLLSFVASEPLLFVPGTRYQYSNSDNIAVALMAQAATGRSYEQLLSGLVYRRIGLRKTSLPIGYEMPIPYIHGYGERDGRLTDVSTEFTASASWASGGIVSTPQDLNAFIAAYGGPRFLPQNVRQAQLAFIDGSSEPAGPGQNSAGLAIFRYVTRCGTVYGHTGNTSGYTQFTAASPDGTHSLTFSVNAQITEKTDPAVFATMRAVEENAVCELLRR